Proteins encoded together in one Cyanobacteria bacterium GSL.Bin1 window:
- a CDS encoding SpoIIE family protein phosphatase, with the protein MDEAQKILRCSLKYCQTENFLSSQFCSRCGSPLIKRYLWVLGTTFGKEQLQQLVANRYLVISEKLVLDTQPGIPPYFPEEIPPWLQPYLKLSPYRLHVPKVYGQIPHQALAHSDSSGKEHSTESDIWLLEYENFSSVVQQQLATGEFLSPLDAVWSSARGTRQLNWLLQISQLWQPLQVQGVAKTLITPECLRVNGAVVQLQELSADQETITLKDLGKLWSTWLEAADKRIHPFLADICQRLQRKELRSSEELTRLLEESLGKVARSQSRSYQIATTTDSGPTRSHNEDAYYQQNNMQDSTPTHQALAIVCDGVGGHQGGEVASHLAIDQLRQEVQKLSELSSDSRLLTEQIEEAVSTVNNLICEENDADHRKAQARMGTTLVMALAHDHEMYVTHVGDSRVYWITAYGCYQLTLDDDLASRQTRLGHLLYREALQQPAAGSLIQALGMSPSQLLHPTTQRLVIDEDCVFLLCSDGLSDNDLVEQYWEQEILPVLEAGKDLDMVAQQLIALANHLNGHDNVTVSLLKCSVVQDQDPTSLAADLTLSPPTEPSERKGSNVDKKEANASREVVLLLLILGVVIGGVGIAYWFFPAVQDPLDNVQEQLSPEPSRDPSGLPSSE; encoded by the coding sequence ATGGACGAAGCTCAAAAAATTCTGCGTTGTTCGCTCAAGTACTGTCAAACTGAAAATTTTCTGAGCAGTCAGTTTTGCTCTCGCTGCGGTAGCCCCCTCATCAAACGGTATCTTTGGGTGCTGGGAACAACGTTTGGCAAGGAACAGCTTCAGCAATTAGTGGCGAACCGGTATTTGGTCATCAGTGAGAAACTCGTCCTTGACACCCAGCCCGGAATCCCACCTTACTTTCCAGAAGAGATCCCACCCTGGCTGCAACCTTACTTAAAGCTCAGTCCTTATCGGCTTCATGTTCCGAAAGTTTATGGGCAAATTCCCCATCAAGCGTTAGCTCACTCTGACTCATCAGGAAAGGAACATTCCACAGAATCTGATATTTGGCTACTCGAATATGAAAACTTTTCTTCTGTGGTCCAGCAACAATTAGCGACAGGAGAATTTTTGTCCCCTCTCGATGCCGTGTGGTCTTCGGCAAGGGGAACGCGTCAACTCAACTGGCTGTTGCAAATTAGTCAACTGTGGCAACCCCTGCAAGTGCAAGGTGTTGCCAAAACTTTAATCACTCCTGAGTGTTTGCGCGTCAATGGTGCTGTGGTTCAGCTGCAAGAATTATCTGCTGATCAAGAAACCATTACCTTAAAAGATTTAGGAAAACTATGGTCAACCTGGCTAGAAGCAGCAGATAAGAGGATTCACCCTTTTTTGGCAGACATTTGTCAGCGTTTGCAACGTAAGGAATTACGGAGTAGCGAGGAATTAACACGGTTGCTAGAAGAGAGTTTAGGCAAAGTAGCGCGATCGCAGTCAAGATCTTATCAGATTGCAACAACGACTGATTCGGGTCCCACTCGCTCTCATAACGAAGATGCCTACTATCAACAAAATAATATGCAAGACTCGACTCCCACTCATCAAGCCTTAGCGATAGTATGCGATGGCGTGGGGGGACATCAAGGGGGAGAAGTTGCTTCTCACTTAGCCATTGATCAATTACGCCAAGAAGTCCAAAAATTATCAGAACTCTCATCAGACAGTCGTCTCTTAACCGAACAAATTGAAGAAGCAGTGAGTACCGTTAACAACCTGATTTGTGAGGAAAATGATGCTGACCATCGGAAAGCGCAAGCACGGATGGGCACCACCCTGGTGATGGCATTAGCGCACGATCATGAAATGTATGTCACTCATGTCGGGGATTCTCGCGTTTATTGGATTACCGCTTATGGCTGCTATCAGCTTACCTTAGATGATGATCTCGCTTCGCGTCAAACCCGTTTGGGTCATCTGTTATATCGGGAAGCTTTACAACAACCCGCTGCCGGAAGTTTAATTCAGGCTTTGGGCATGAGTCCTTCTCAACTCTTACATCCGACGACGCAACGGTTAGTCATTGATGAAGATTGTGTTTTCTTACTGTGTTCGGATGGACTCAGTGATAACGACTTAGTTGAACAATATTGGGAACAGGAAATTCTACCGGTTTTAGAAGCGGGAAAAGATCTTGATATGGTAGCGCAACAACTCATTGCCTTAGCAAATCATTTGAATGGCCATGATAATGTCACAGTGTCCTTACTCAAATGTAGTGTTGTACAGGATCAAGACCCAACCTCCTTAGCAGCAGATCTTACCCTATCTCCCCCGACCGAACCGAGTGAGAGGAAAGGTTCTAATGTTGATAAAAAAGAGGCCAACGCTTCTCGGGAAGTTGTTTTATTGTTGCTTATTTTAGGAGTTGTCATTGGAGGCGTTGGTATTGCTTATTGGTTTTTCCCAGCCGTGCAAGACCCCTTAGATAATGTTCAGGAACAGTTAAGCCCTGAACCAAGCCGGGACCCCTCTGGATTGCCTTCTTCGGAGTAG